In the Perca flavescens isolate YP-PL-M2 chromosome 10, PFLA_1.0, whole genome shotgun sequence genome, CTCGTCCGGTTTTTGGTTGCTGTAGTGttgctgcatttatttctgtcGGTCGGAGGATTCGTCTACCTGTACCACAAagacaaaatggtaaaaaaatatatatatatatatatatatatatatatatatatatatatatatatatatatataatatttatatcttattttttttcccttcttttaaCTAAGTACAGTTACTGTACTAATAGTTGGCAAGTTACTGTACTAATAGTTGGCACTGTTGCGTGTATTATTACAGTAATTATACAGTAATATTCCAAGCCATTACAagttaaaatattttactttgcACAGACTATATTAAGGTGATTGCTTAAAGAAAACAAGCcaaattgttattttaaatCTTAAGCTAGTGATTAAGTTTAACATTATTTGTATTAATTATACTACATGAAGCAAATGTATATATCACACTGCCCATGGTTTTGCTTACACTAGAGTATTGAAATAGATCTGTTTAGAGCTTCTGACAGTTCACACATTTTGCTCAGTGTATAAATATAACTGTCAGACCAATGAAACTGCTACAGAAAAAGTTTTTGTTGCAATGCCACACATTTCCTTGATCAAACAACTTAAGTGTGATATTCACAGCTCTCAGTGTCTGGTTACAAGATGAGCATTTTGTGaacaaagatattgcaatatttaattataaatattatacatGTAAAATCCATAAGGAAATCTACAACATATAGTACTGCCAGTTCCTTATcttctacttttttttattccctcAGCTTTCATTTCAGGTTCCCTCAGGTATGTTCATTTAATTTATCTTTCCTGAAAGTAATTTTTTACTTAACGTTGCATACAAAAATGCAATCTCAAAACGGTCTCTGACTAGATGTTTGTTCTCTTCTCCAGCTGCTTATATCTCATCAGAAAAGCAGGAAACTTCCGAAAAACCCTTGGCACGCATGGTAGTTCAGCAGAAATCACATACATCAGATCAGAAATCTGAACGTAAGAAACTTTCAAAATTACATATGTTGGATTTTTAAAACGAAATAACAAGTAAAGTAGTAAATAAGTAAAACCTATTTAGAAGTTAAGAGTAAAAGTATTCTCAATAATGTTGCCTAAACTTCTTCCCGTGTCTCTCCAGTGGGTTATCTCCAGTGGGACATGAGCCACTCAGTCCTTAGGAACATCAGACCCTACTACAACAGTAGGCTGACTATCCTGCAGCCTGGTGACTACTACATCTACTCCAGGGTGACCTTCTCCAAAGGCGACTCTACGCGCCCACTGGTCAGCAGGGTGAAGCTGAGGGATAatgagaaaggaaaggagaaggTTGTGATGCAGGCCTATTGCAACCTGAACGACAGAGATTCATCCATCCCTCGCCTCTGCACGGCCACACAAGGAGAGTTGATCACACTGGAGAAAGGAAACCAGCTAAGCCTTTGGGTACAAAACCTTTCACTGGTGAACTACGAGGAAGGAGCCACAACCTTTGGGATGTACAAACTGTAGAACTCCTATGTGAACACGTGTGGACCTAAGCTAAAAAGTGGGAACTCATTAAGTGGATCTACTTGGATTTAAAGCTTCTAAGAACACTGTTAAATAGACTGGATTTCTGATCTTTTTCATGGATTTCAGAGACAACACTCCTAaagtataatatattattaaatcAGAAATAGTATGTGGATTTTTTTATGGCAGTATTGTGAATGGTTGTTCTGTATTTATTGATGTAAATGAGTTTGTATTGCTGTGAAATGAAACTTTGATATTTAAATCACTTTGTCTAGCGTCTGCTCTATTTCATGAGCTCGTTATACATATAGTCGACTGAAACGTCCAGACTACAAAAAGCACCATGTGTGCATGTCCCAGTATGGAGCGTATCTGCATGAAAATgcagcatattttaaatggtgTAAAGGAAAGATGTGCAGGCAAAAAAAGGTTTTAGTCGTATAAAAGAAAATCATTGAGATGTTTGATGAATCACAATTACTAATACCCAGATTAGTCACCAGTAAACACAGCAAAGACTACCACTACTCACCTGACATACCCAAAATGATCCTCCATAGACTCAAATCATCTTTTACCACATTTGCTGTATAGCACAAAACCATGCTGCAATGGTTTTCAATTTCTAGGACGCAGGAAACCACATAGCAATGATGTATTTTCTGCAAACATGACCACCCAAGATGTAGGTTACCACTCGAGAGGTGGTAACTGGACTCAGTACTAACGGTCATTTTGATGtatataaagaaatatttgCATTCATCTGCATGTTGTTTTCATTGGTACACAAAATATCTTCTCTGTGGAAAGCAAACTTTAAGTGCCCTGTTAAAATGCACATGTACGGTTTAGACCTTGACCTAGTTTTTAACTTACTCAC is a window encoding:
- the cd40lg gene encoding CD40 ligand, with the protein product MINTYQTSMAPPPVPPRLSASQPVLIPAPLPSRGHSKSLVRFLVAVVLLHLFLSVGGFVYLYHKDKMLSFQVPSAAYISSEKQETSEKPLARMVVQQKSHTSDQKSELGYLQWDMSHSVLRNIRPYYNSRLTILQPGDYYIYSRVTFSKGDSTRPLVSRVKLRDNEKGKEKVVMQAYCNLNDRDSSIPRLCTATQGELITLEKGNQLSLWVQNLSLVNYEEGATTFGMYKL